In Archocentrus centrarchus isolate MPI-CPG fArcCen1 chromosome 24, fArcCen1, whole genome shotgun sequence, one DNA window encodes the following:
- the blk gene encoding tyrosine-protein kinase Blk, with product MGCTCSDQKQIKEEGFYKGKHKSHASPSSNHIGQSGNAYTYTDDTLFIAQHDFKPTNDSDLPFKKGDKLKVLQESGEWWLAQSLTTGQEGFIPSNYVARADTLEVEKWFFRDLGRRETERLLLAPGNKPGSFLIRESETCKGSFSLSVRDSEEERGDVVKHYKIRCLDKGGYYISPSNTFPTLQELVKYYTHTADGLCQRLYAPCKSKAPQQPWAHDEWEIPRETLKMVKKLGAGQFGEVWMGFYKNTQKVAIKTLKEGTMEPEAFLQEANLMKQLRHDRLVRLHAVVTKEPILIVTEFMVNGCLLDFLKTDEGKKLKLHKLIDMSAQIAEGMAYIEKKNYIHRDLRAANILVNEMLHCKIADFGLARIIESEYTAQEGAKFPIKWTAPEAINFGTFSIKSDVWSFGILLTEIVTYGRIPYPGMTNPEVIRSLDRSYRMPCPDDCPAELYDIMMVCWKQKPEDRPTFEYLQNTLNDFFIATEGQYEMHP from the exons ATGGGCTGCACTTGTAGTGaccagaaacaaataaaagaagaagggTTCtataaaggaaaacacaaatcaCATGCCTCCCCCTCGTCGAACCATATA GGACAAAGTGGAAATGCCTACACATATACTG ATGACACTTTATTTATTGCACAACATGACTTCAAACCAACCAACGACAGTGATCTTCCTTTCAAAAAGGGAGACAAGCTTAAAGTTTTGCAAGA AAGCGGAGAATGGTGGCTGGCCCAATCGCTGACAACTGGACAAGAAGGCTTCATACCATCTAATTATGTAGCCAGAGCAGATACACTGGAGGTGGAAAA GTGGTTTTTCAGGGATTTGGGTAGAAGAGAAACTGAACGACTGCTTTTAGCACCTGGAAATAAACCGGGGTCCTTTCTGATTCGAGAGAGTGAGACCTGTAAAG ggTCATTCTCACTGTCAGTCAGAGATtctgaagaagaaagaggagatgTGGTAAAACACTACAAGATCCGCTGTTTGGACAAAGGTGGTTACTACATCTCTCCTTCCAACACATTCCCGACCCTGCAGGAACTGGTTAAATACTATACCC ACACAGCAGATGGGTTGTGTCAGCGGCTGTATGCTCCCTGTAAATCTAAGGCCCCTCAGCAGCCATGGGCACATGATGAATGGGAGATTCCCCGAGAAACATTGAAAATGGTGAAGAAACTGGGGGCCGGGCAGTTTGGAGAAGTATGGATGG GTTTCTACAAGAACACCCAGAAGGTTGCTATCAAGACCTTAAAGGAGGGAACAATGGAGCCAGAGGCCTTCTTGCAGGAGGCTAACCTGATGAAACAGTTGAGGCATGACCGACTGGTACGACTTCATGCTGTCGTCACTAAAGAGCCCATTCTCATTGTCACCGAATTCATGGTCAATG GATGCCTTCTAGACTTTCTAAAAAcagatgaaggaaaaaagctGAAGCTTCATAAGCTGATCGACATGTCGGCACAG ATAGCTGAAGGCATGGCGTACATTGAGAAGAAGAACTACATCCACCGCGATCTGCGTGCAGCTAACATACTGGTCAACGAGATGCTGCACTGCAAGATAGCAGACTTTGGCCTGGCCAGAATCATCGAGTCAGAATACACAGCTCAAGAAG GTGCTAAATTTCCCATTAAATGGACGGCTCCAGAGGCCATCAATTTTGGGACGTTCAGCATCAAATCAGATGTTTGGTCCTTTGGGATCCTCCTGACAGAAATAGTCACCTACGGAAGAATACCTTACCCAG GTATGACCAACCCAGAGGTGATCAGGAGTCTTGACAGGTCATACAGGATGCCATGTCCAGACGACTGTCCAGCGGAACTGTATGATATCATGATGGTGTGCTGGAAGCAGAAGCCTGAAGACCGACCTACCTTTGAATATCTTCAGAACACTCTCAATGACTTTTTTATTGCCACGGAAGGACAATATGAGATGCATCCCTga